A window of Metopolophium dirhodum isolate CAU chromosome 6, ASM1992520v1, whole genome shotgun sequence genomic DNA:
gcccgcctTGATCtgtgtttttcaatattttattctcaaactttataatatgtctaaaaaaatacaagataaaaagcattttttacaaattttttattataattatttgaaataaaatactaaatcagAGATCGgtgcgggctgtaggaagtcttcttctttcagattaAAAAATAGTCaccaaaatccgacaattctacaaagcttgagagttattcccgtagtaatttttttcgatataatacaccctatcgaccccccccccccccctaaataggtatcgggtagtatagattagtggaaaagtcttataattaaggtggcaactaaaatataaaatttaattttcaaattttaaagaattgtggaaaatttgaaaaactggcatcGGGACCCTTaacatctaatatattattaaatatgttatcgttttatgtccggtccaataatAAACTTCCGCACATCAGCTGATATTAAACGGCTGTTCAAAAGCGAATCGACATCCTTCGAATAACTTCTGTAGGCTATTTGACCACAATGTtcattcttgcggaatgctaaagaaaattaatttattagataaatataatactaaacaatttttaaatatacacgtttttcaacttatattaatattatgtagatggaTATCTTTAGGCTTATAGGAACGTCTTCAGTTTGGGAATTGTTCTAATAAATTCAaacatataagtacataataaattattataatatcatgtaggcACGGTTCgtttttgttcaatattaaatgaattaagcactatattatagtctaataattatttttagattctaatggagcgatgaatgtattgattttacaatgatgtgtgtttttttttgtgtctgtcaacACCGTTTGGGGAACTTAAACCGCTTAGATTTTcgtcaacagtatcttgttcgacgggaaagtgaatctagttggtgcattcgggaggtcaacatATTAAATtgccaatagttttcaaaaccaCACACTTTTACACGTCAATTCCACACAGTTTTCCCAAAATTATGCCCGTTGAACACAGCACAcactgatatttattatttaccaataacGCACACATTTATCTAAAATCACATTATCGTTTATACTATTTAGAACCGCACACCGGTATTAAGACCAATAATTATTCACCGATACTGTGGACAGAAGAgccaacagtatattatatagttaggtaggtaatagtttaatactaaaatattataaaatcgtatattatagtacctaaaccgattaaaaacttaaacttaAACTTCAGTACTTAACTTTTCCGGTGGGAAAGTGAATGTACCTAGTCGGcgcattgaggaggtcaaaaaAAACTCCTAGTATTTCACAAAGCGTCTggaaagacaaaaaaaataattaaggataaacaggaatttttacgcaaaacattggtttttggtgtaggtaaataataaaaaattagataggtaagtacatgcaatttttactgaatgtatAGGTTATTAGAAATTTTTATGCACCATAAAATACAACGTTTCTCACAAGTTGTTATTAGtggaaattaagaaaaaataatgagttaaatccacaataattatCAGAATCTATATAACttggtatacatattacaacataatatacgagttatgagtataatatgacgAGCCTCACCACCTGCAGACAGTATCAAGCACCGCGGGTACTCTGTTTTCCCGGGCCGAAATGCCCGTTGGTTTTTTGATCCCGATACCATAGACCCCGGATAGCAGCACCCACCAACCACTTGTCCCCCCTGGCTGGCGCTGCTCCCTGGCCGCGGTCGGCATGGCGACGGGGCCGCCGACGTAAACAACACCCAACGCCGCGCAGCCCGCCCGAGCACACCACCCCGTACGTTCGCAACGAGCAGCTCATGGAGAAAACAAACGGCGAGACGGGGAAAGCTTTAATCAGATTTCGACAAGTGTGAAGTGATATACCTAAATAGATAGCTGCTGCCGTGTGCTGGTGGTGGCAGGCGGACTCAGACGGTAGTCATTTTATTATCGAgtgaaaagaaagaaaaaaacacatcaaACGAAAGTTTCGGTGCACACCGTGTCCGCGGTACAGTAGAGGTACCCCTCGAGCGCCGACCGCCATCTCCCCAACACTCCCCCCGTCCGGCCACTAATGGGTTCGTCTGCGGATTTCAAGAGCCTCGAAGATGAACTGATCGACAATGTAGAGAAAGACGTGCGTTACTGGCAACAGAACGACGCCAAGCTGAGGGCCGTGAAGAGCGTGTCCACTTACCAAGAGTTCAGGTAAGCTGAGGGCTTCTGGTCCACGGTGGCTGCCCTACACCAGACACTGACCAGACATAAATTTTCAACGAATGCCACTTTTTACAGTGACATTGTCAAGGCAGCTCATCTGCGTCCACTGACCAAGAAAGAAATTGAGTGTAAGAGCCACCCACCGGCAGTGTGGAACAACATAGTGACAGCCCACAACATGCAAGACAGCAAGCAACAGAGTTCTGATTTCGCAGTGAGTGCCTATTCAATAATAATGTCAATTGGTGACTCCGTGCTATGTTACATGCCGACTGTTTCTCTTTCCTTCCGTTAGGTCGCCGACGTTGACATCAAGGATAACATACCGAGCGCTTGCTCTCCGATAGTTCAAGAGTTTATTCTGAGTTTCCGCCGTCTCAGCACGGCCAAACACAGGTACAAGTACTTGAGCCTACATGGTGCTGAAAATGTGGCCGCCACGTTTCACACCGAAGAGATACCTCCCTCTGTTTTGGTCGAACTGCTCGAAACACTACTCATATTCCCATCAAATAGTGTCCCCGACATTGTCGCGGTCACCAGACTTTTAGATGTGATCACCGGAACGAAAAGGTAAGCCTACCACAGCTCAaacccaataatattatagtacgtacCTACTTTATtcattttctttctttttcttTAGATTTGAATTGGCCATTGAGTTTTTGAGTTCAACCGAGTTGGACACGTTGTGTAATCTGTTCAACAAACTAGAGGAGAGCCTCAAGTCTGGTCAGCAAGATTTGGCCGAACAAGGAGTTACTGAGTGGAGTTTGAGTACACTAAGGAGAAAATATAAAGTctaaacaaattacaattgtTCAGTATTAATAGTGAAAATATTCCCAATCCTCCATACcttatacttacctacatatcACACAAATCCTTATACCATTTTAAGTGTTTAGTGAGAGAATAAAATAACGACTGCTATGGTCACGTCATAGAtgcaatgattttattataacatccCATTTCAATATCCCATCGCACGATGTGTggcaatatgtattatttattttatttttattataaaagacTGATTATActcccaatataatattataattatactggttatcattattttattttgctttataatatgttgacaaaaatttgtatttgttttttttttatgtattcattattacagaaatataatgtttaagacTAAATAATGTTctagttaatacttaaatttgttCCCTTGGTACCAATATTCTGGATCAATTTTtgtgatttgaaaataatttgaatatagcCGTATCCAAACCTAGGATACTTTAATTGTCGGAAACATGTTTccgacaaatatttttttgctctGGACCTATCTTATGATGCATTACATAGTTgcatatactttttatttttgtatttccatCACAGGTTCTTCCTTGGTAATAATTAGTGTAATGCTATTGAAATTACTGTGTGTACTACATTATAGTAGCAATGTATGTTGCCTTGGCGTTGAAATTAAAAAggtcaaaattaataatttaatgaaaatgttttgaaaaatagtttaattaaaaaatacttaaataatttactagaGTATACACTATGACATAATGTTTGTTATTCATTTaacttactaaaatatttactcagttaatttgtatattttaactaaaatgtatttataaaacttgAAGTACTTGTCAAACATtttgcaaatacataatataaattatttaggggTATTACATaaccttaaatatattttaaatatcttacGACCAGTGGCCCAATTACAATGGTGTAAAttttacatgtatatattataaattgtataggttaccgaaaaaaaattgatatgtaCATCAGTTAATCAAGCTACAATgaaggtaaaatataaatataataaaaatatcaaataattttttgtacatGCATATATATTAAAGTTTGAAATAAGAGAAGTTAAGGGCCGATCAAATTTGtagaagaatattatatttattcaataccaCGGTTATGTATAAGTCACTACTCATTAGATATCCGTGGTGTtgaatgatacattttaaatttacacattaaaatttttcaaaaaaagattaaaattgttaaattttacattttaaactataatataataaatatataggtatcaaaattaataattaaattaaaatacttgatTCTCGTAGATgacagtattaattattaataattatccatGTTATACAAATTACACATTTTTAGACTTAagattatgtacctacttcagTGATATACATacaatgaacattttattttgaacgaagaccatacatttaacaaaatatgtttcatattttaaataaataatgagcataatatattatatacaatgatactggatacattaaaattgttatggTAAATTTATTGAGATCATGACATACACATTTTTGatggaataaaaaatgtattttaatttgtgtcAGAATTATATGGAGAAGCAGTACTTGCGCTACCGCTAGATGAACTATCTACAGTCTTTTGTTCCAGCTCTTTTTGCTTTTCttctaaaatacctataattcatcgataacaataatattaagacaTACACTCTAAGCTAGtgatttaccacaatattataatttttacttttctgtAAGTCTGGATGTTGGACTTTAATCTTGGACCTAATAGTGGCTATCCTCTTAAATGTACTGTCCAAGTCTTTGCGTAACTCTGCCAACATTTGCGTGTGTTTCTTTAGATCCTGACTTGTGGTTTTCAGGTGACTCATGGACAACGAATTGCAGTTGGTGAGCATTTCATTGGTCTTTTCAAAACGCTGCAACCTTAAATCAGAGACACACACACAATCAGAAGAATTAAACAACTCTAGGTTTTGAGGTTGTGTTAATGGTTTACATTTCTTTTTGGGCAATGATCATGGACTCGACATCTTCCTGGTTTACGATGCCAGCGATGCCCTGTATGAACACCTCGGGCGCGGTGTAGTTCTGAAAGCACTCGATGCTCGGAGTTTCGTCCAATTCACTAGTGTTGTCGGCCATTACACGTTCGGTGGTTGGGTATCcgtaatgaacaaaaaataattaataaggacAAAGAATCGGAAacgtataaatttaaaatgtaatatgtgaACCGTCAGATCGAAATTTCAGAATTtactcaaatttaataatacaaataataacaatattatgcagCTATGCAGAACAGTTAGTTTTAAGTTTCTAaccatagaatatatatatatatatataaatctacttttataataatatggtatataatcAAGGTCTATGAACGGTTGTAGCTTTGTAAGTTGATAGGACAGGACAGCAGGTAATAAATTCTAATCTAGTCAATATGGATTGATTCTAGCATAGaaccatagaacaataatataacaatatttatattaacaatgaTTCTAGCCTTCACTCttcatgaataaaatattaataattattaattattgttatgttattaattttactatcatCATGACAAATAAGATCTAAAAATTATCATGATTATCATGTTATCATCTACATCTACAACATCCATGACGAAAATCAAAAGTGAAACGTCTTTGATTTCATATCAATTTTTTGAGGTTCTGACTTCTGAGTTTCTGAAAAGGTTTTGTACTTTTGTGTTTTGTGTTTATAGTGACTACTGTACTTATATACCGTTTATGTAGTGTGTACCAGACACCAGTCgtatttcacaataattattaattaatatttgttcataCTTCGTAAGttcgtaggtaggtaataggtatacttagtATAATCGTATTCATTATCATAAGCAAGTCGTTTTCGGTCGTGTAAGTCAACATACTTCTACtgttctgtataataataatgttttaatttatcgttCTGTTTTGTTTCATCAACAGCGTTTTCAAATATGTCGCTGTCCAAAACGACAAACACGTATAACCGACAGAATTGGGAAGACTCCGTAAGTATCTGGttcataaactattttaaattttacaacgaATTTTTACCGACTTACTGTACTCGAATTATGGATTAATGCACTCTAACATTACTGTGCGATTGTTTCAATTCCAATTTCTAATAATATGGTTGGGTTCAATATTCAAGAAATTCACCTGAACGTGAACTAAATTCTCAATTTTACGAACTTGAGACATGAAggatttttcatattatacatttacataggTACCCAGTAGAAAATTTTATGTGACAAGTGCACCATATTTTTATCTAAGAGGTGAAACATTTCCTTGAAcggatttatgtatttttatcaatttgttGTTTGTACcacaaaatttcatatattctgtgtttttactttgtagtactaatttaaatatattataatataatgtaaattgcgTAACTGGTGCAGAGCTGAGTATTTCTTTGAAGAGTTATTTTTTATGACTGCTTATTagaaaaatacaacaatttagtgtttaatatttatagatctCTTCTGTTATTAAAGTTACTATTATGTTATTGGCAGTAGGTATAATGGTAAATGTAGCTTCCGTCATTTTATGAATTGTCTGGCATTTACCGTACCAATTGCATTACTATAATTTACTCTTGGTTAAATTTGATGAACTTGaactagttaatttttaaaactgtgaACTAGAACTTAactgttcatttttaaatggaACTTTTGAACCAGTTATTAGTGTGTTACATGAGAACTGGGATTatcttaatgttattaatctccAGGGTTAAAGATTTTGTAGCCCTTCTTTGCTAACAttacttttgtttaaaaatagttttaattatattgttcttaTGATGAATTCCAATAATGGCATGtatcaaaatgttatttaatatttttaattttgttttaggacTTTCCAATTGTTTGTGAAACATGTTTAGGAGATAGCCCTTACTTGCGAATGGTAAGTTTacctaacataatttttatattttataactttcatcatcaagttttattttaggcaaaagaaaaatatggtAAGGAGTGTGAAGTTTGTGCGAGGCCGTTCACAGTATTCCGTTGGTGTCCAGGCGCTAGAATGCGTTTCAAGAAAACTGAAATATGTCAAACCTGTGCACGGTTAAGAAATGCTTGCCAGACATGTTTATTGGATCTTGAATATGGGCTTCCTTTacaagtacatttttatttaattgatttgatATATTTGAcaacttgaaatttatattatccgTAGGTTCGTGATGctgcattaaaaattaaagaacaaATTCCCAAATCTGATgttaataaagaatattttgttcaaaatatggATTCTGAAGTGAGATACCTAATATTAACTACTGTTTACCAAAAGTGTAtccctaaattaatttttgtattatatttagctaGCTAAAATGGATGAAGCTGGAGGAAAATGTCAGAACGCTAGTGATGTACTGGCCAAAATGGCTCGCAAAGCTCCTTACTATGAACGTAACCGGCCACACATTTGTTCATTTTGGGTGAAAGGTGAATGTCGCCGAGGAGAAGAATGTCCATACCGTCATGAAAGACCTACAGACCCAGAGGATCCACTATCGAATCAAAATTTCAAAGACAGGTAATCTTAAATAAttccatttttttattgttaattagtCATAAATAAGGCTCTGAATGCTTTCAAAATGTACTACAATGCATATAGTATtgcactttttaatttttattcttggTTTCGTgcaagtttttaaattgaacattttagttaGTTATGTAAGACTTATAGCATTGCAAGTTCTTCTCTgaaattgtgatttttaaatgttaataatcattaatctaGTTGTAAGTAGTAGTTACCTTTATAAGGATTTCaacataaatacttattatcatattaatttcaGGTATTATGGTGTGAATGATCCTGTTGCCGAGAAAATGATGAACAGAGCTAGTGAAATGCCAAAACTGGAGAAACCAGAGGATCAAACAATCACAACACTTTATGTTGGCAACCTGAATGATATAACTACAGAAAAAGATTTGAGGTAAATATTGTACTAAGTGTACAATTATAGTtactaaagattttttttttttgataactttcAGGgatgtattttatcaatatggAGAAATACGAAACATTACTCATGTAGCTCATCAGAATTGTGCATTCATTCAGTATACCACACGAGCTGCAGCCGAAATGGGAGCTGAGAGCACTTATGGTCGTTTGACATTGGGTGGACATAAATTGAACGTACGTTGGGGTCATGCTCAAGCACGTAAAGATAAGGAAACTACTAGTATAGCGGCTATGAAAGAAACCAAAATGAAACCTTCGCCAGGATTACCTGCTCCATTACCACCATTGCCTACGgaattacaaaacaattttttcaacattgcTCCTCAAGCAGTGCCTGTCGTTGCTACACCTTTTATACCTGTCATGCCAGCATTACCTCATCCGAGTATGCAGTACATGTCAACTCCCCTTTACCCACCGGGTACAagcaaataatgtttaaaaaaaaaaaaaattataattcattttttacacGTTTTTGATCCAAGTATAACAGACAACTC
This region includes:
- the LOC132946250 gene encoding coiled-coil domain-containing protein 103, with the protein product MGSSADFKSLEDELIDNVEKDVRYWQQNDAKLRAVKSVSTYQEFSDIVKAAHLRPLTKKEIECKSHPPAVWNNIVTAHNMQDSKQQSSDFAVADVDIKDNIPSACSPIVQEFILSFRRLSTAKHRYKYLSLHGAENVAATFHTEEIPPSVLVELLETLLIFPSNSVPDIVAVTRLLDVITGTKRFELAIEFLSSTELDTLCNLFNKLEESLKSGQQDLAEQGVTEWSLSTLRRKYKV
- the LOC132946247 gene encoding pre-mRNA-splicing factor RBM22 — translated: MSLSKTTNTYNRQNWEDSDFPIVCETCLGDSPYLRMAKEKYGKECEVCARPFTVFRWCPGARMRFKKTEICQTCARLRNACQTCLLDLEYGLPLQVRDAALKIKEQIPKSDVNKEYFVQNMDSELAKMDEAGGKCQNASDVLAKMARKAPYYERNRPHICSFWVKGECRRGEECPYRHERPTDPEDPLSNQNFKDRYYGVNDPVAEKMMNRASEMPKLEKPEDQTITTLYVGNLNDITTEKDLRDVFYQYGEIRNITHVAHQNCAFIQYTTRAAAEMGAESTYGRLTLGGHKLNVRWGHAQARKDKETTSIAAMKETKMKPSPGLPAPLPPLPTELQNNFFNIAPQAVPVVATPFIPVMPALPHPSMQYMSTPLYPPGTSK
- the LOC132946251 gene encoding kxDL motif-containing protein CG10681, giving the protein MADNTSELDETPSIECFQNYTAPEVFIQGIAGIVNQEDVESMIIAQKEMLQRFEKTNEMLTNCNSLSMSHLKTTSQDLKKHTQMLAELRKDLDSTFKRIATIRSKIKVQHPDLQKSILEEKQKELEQKTVDSSSSGSASTASPYNSDTN